A region of Paenibacillus thiaminolyticus DNA encodes the following proteins:
- the fliF gene encoding flagellar basal-body MS-ring/collar protein FliF, giving the protein MNETIGRYRDRITQYWNQFSKKQKILLLSTIAFVILAIVILTAQLTKTEYELAFENLNANDAAGIIEYLNSNRIPYELSGDGTKISVPSASAAKVKVDIGAQGIVKNGSIGFESFGADGLMGGMTDNVFDVRYKNALNGEIERLLRLMNGVQDAKAIINLPKETVFATPEQEQASASIVLKFKPGYQPNQAAVDGYFNLVKTAVPNLAIDDITISSDEGPMFASDSQGGASKSIFGEVDEQLKIQRKYENDIRMKIQEFLGAYVPADKVSVLVSAKLNFDKVQKQEDLVTPVNTEEMKGIEISVQELQESYNGKGAQNGGVAGVGDGEVPNYPSASGSGDTTSEKSQRTINYDVNRIKNLIESSPYAVKDLTIHAAVDANNMEPAQIDAIEKVLRSIVAAQLKDSGATYTDEELTQKVSVITQNGAKDGGTATASTVPNWVWYGAGALALLVVVGGIAYAVVRRRRKAEEVFADELSPLPTHVELPSIDLENLTGEHQVRKQLEMLAKKKPEEFVKLLRTWLVDESR; this is encoded by the coding sequence GTGAATGAAACCATTGGCCGGTATCGGGACCGAATAACCCAATACTGGAATCAATTCAGTAAAAAGCAGAAAATCCTTCTGCTGTCCACGATCGCATTTGTAATCTTGGCTATTGTTATTTTAACGGCACAGCTGACAAAAACCGAGTATGAGCTTGCTTTTGAAAATCTTAACGCCAATGATGCTGCCGGCATCATTGAATATCTGAATTCGAACCGGATCCCGTACGAACTCAGCGGCGACGGCACCAAAATATCCGTACCCAGCGCCTCGGCAGCAAAAGTTAAGGTCGACATCGGGGCTCAGGGCATCGTCAAGAACGGTTCCATTGGCTTCGAATCGTTCGGCGCCGACGGACTGATGGGCGGAATGACGGACAACGTATTCGATGTTCGTTACAAGAACGCCCTGAACGGCGAAATCGAAAGATTGCTGCGTCTAATGAACGGTGTGCAAGATGCCAAGGCCATTATTAATCTTCCGAAGGAGACGGTCTTCGCAACACCGGAGCAGGAACAGGCGTCGGCTTCTATTGTGTTGAAATTTAAGCCCGGATATCAGCCGAATCAGGCGGCGGTTGACGGATACTTCAATCTGGTCAAGACCGCGGTACCCAACTTGGCGATTGACGATATCACCATCTCGAGCGATGAAGGGCCCATGTTCGCTTCCGACTCGCAAGGCGGCGCGTCCAAGAGCATCTTCGGCGAGGTGGATGAGCAGCTCAAGATTCAGCGTAAGTATGAGAATGATATCCGCATGAAAATACAAGAATTCCTTGGCGCCTATGTGCCGGCGGACAAAGTAAGCGTATTGGTATCCGCAAAGCTGAATTTCGATAAAGTACAAAAGCAGGAAGATCTTGTCACCCCGGTTAATACGGAGGAGATGAAAGGAATCGAAATCAGCGTCCAGGAGCTGCAGGAATCCTACAACGGCAAAGGCGCGCAAAACGGCGGCGTCGCAGGCGTCGGAGACGGCGAAGTGCCGAACTATCCTTCCGCTTCGGGAAGCGGGGATACGACATCCGAGAAAAGCCAGCGGACGATCAATTATGATGTGAACCGTATCAAAAATCTGATTGAGTCCAGTCCGTATGCCGTAAAAGATCTAACCATACACGCAGCGGTTGACGCGAACAATATGGAGCCTGCCCAAATCGATGCGATTGAAAAGGTGCTTCGTTCGATCGTCGCTGCACAGTTAAAAGATTCAGGTGCTACATATACAGACGAAGAATTGACACAAAAAGTTTCAGTTATTACCCAAAATGGTGCTAAAGATGGGGGAACAGCCACTGCCAGCACGGTTCCGAACTGGGTATGGTATGGCGCGGGTGCGCTTGCATTACTAGTTGTCGTAGGCGGAATTGCCTATGCGGTCGTCCGCCGCCGCAGAAAAGCGGAAGAAGTCTTTGCAGACGAACTGTCTCCGCTGCCTACTCATGTTGAGCTTCCATCCATTGATTTAGAGAATCTGACAGGCGAGCATCAGGTGCGCAAGCAATTGGAAATGCTGGCGAAGAAAAAGCCGGAAGAGTTTGTGAAATTGCTGCGTACGTGGCTCGTTGACGAATCGAGGTGA
- the fliG gene encoding flagellar motor switch protein FliG, which yields MTRGSGGLTGRQKAAILLITLGPEVSAQIFKHLRDEEIEQLTLEIANVRKVDAVEKESVMSEFHQICLAQEYISQGGIGYAKEILEKALGSQKAVDIINRLTATLQVRPFDFARKAEASQIFNFIQNENAQTIALVLSYLQTEQASTILSSLPPEKQAEVARRVALMDSTSPEVISQVERVLEQKLSSTVTQDYTSAGGIESVVKILNGVDRGTERTILDSLEIQDPELAEEIKKRMFVFEDIVNIDNRSIQRIIRDIDNADLQLALKVASEEVREAIFRNMSKRMADTFKEEMEFMGPVRLRDVEEAQTRIVSTIRRLEESGEIIIARGGGDDIVV from the coding sequence GTGACAAGAGGAAGCGGAGGCTTGACCGGCAGACAGAAAGCGGCGATTTTGCTCATCACGCTCGGACCTGAGGTGTCAGCCCAAATCTTTAAGCACTTGCGGGATGAGGAAATCGAACAATTAACGCTGGAAATTGCGAATGTGCGCAAGGTGGATGCAGTGGAAAAAGAGTCGGTCATGAGCGAGTTCCATCAAATCTGCCTGGCGCAGGAGTACATATCCCAGGGCGGCATCGGTTACGCCAAGGAAATTCTCGAGAAGGCGTTGGGCTCGCAGAAAGCGGTCGATATTATCAACCGCCTGACCGCTACACTGCAGGTCAGACCGTTTGACTTTGCGCGCAAGGCGGAGGCGTCGCAGATTTTCAACTTTATTCAGAATGAAAATGCGCAAACCATCGCTCTCGTGCTTTCTTATTTGCAGACGGAGCAGGCGTCGACGATCCTGTCTTCCCTTCCGCCGGAGAAGCAGGCCGAGGTGGCGCGCAGAGTTGCCTTGATGGACAGCACGTCCCCGGAAGTGATCAGCCAGGTCGAGCGCGTGCTGGAACAGAAGCTGTCGTCGACCGTGACTCAGGATTATACAAGCGCGGGCGGTATCGAGTCGGTCGTCAAGATTTTGAACGGCGTAGACCGCGGTACCGAGCGCACGATTCTGGATTCCTTGGAAATTCAGGATCCGGAGCTGGCGGAAGAAATCAAGAAGAGAATGTTCGTATTCGAAGATATCGTCAATATCGACAACCGTTCTATCCAACGCATCATTCGGGATATTGATAATGCCGACCTGCAGCTTGCGCTCAAAGTGGCAAGCGAGGAAGTGCGCGAAGCGATTTTCCGCAACATGTCCAAGCGGATGGCCGATACGTTCAAGGAAGAAATGGAGTTTATGGGACCGGTTCGGCTGCGCGACGTGGAAGAGGCGCAGACGCGGATCGTGTCGACGATTCGCCGCTTAGAAGAGTCGGGTGAGATTATCATCGCACGCGGCGGAGGAGATGATATCGTTGTCTAA
- a CDS encoding FliH/SctL family protein, producing the protein MSNVIKSTQYVPLEQMRLIEAVRRHQQQRTEEQAAAAPEPLTRETLLSQDEQLAELRQSILDDAQSFAEEHLRQATDEAERMKEEAQSQIEAWWEERRQQDEQLIESTRNESYETGYREGMERAEQEIKEAYERTIAEAEAVLRQAYQAKEQLIQEAEPFVVSLSCAVAEKIIQKQLSVEPEIVLELARKTLSRKRESGTITLCVSPEQFAYVHAAREELSLAVDSQAELQIIPDSSVNDGGCVVRSALGSIDARIDTQLTEIKKALMQVAMQHEEQSGHDA; encoded by the coding sequence TTGTCTAATGTCATCAAATCGACTCAATATGTTCCACTGGAGCAAATGCGATTGATTGAAGCGGTGCGGCGTCATCAGCAGCAGCGGACCGAAGAGCAGGCTGCGGCAGCGCCGGAGCCATTGACCCGGGAGACGCTGCTGAGCCAAGATGAACAGCTGGCCGAGCTGAGACAATCGATTCTCGATGATGCGCAATCATTCGCCGAGGAACATCTCCGGCAAGCGACCGATGAGGCGGAGCGGATGAAGGAAGAAGCGCAAAGCCAGATAGAAGCATGGTGGGAAGAACGGCGCCAGCAGGACGAGCAGTTGATCGAATCTACGCGGAACGAGAGCTATGAGACTGGATATCGGGAAGGCATGGAGCGCGCGGAGCAAGAGATTAAGGAAGCGTACGAGCGCACAATCGCGGAAGCCGAGGCAGTGCTGCGCCAGGCCTATCAGGCGAAGGAACAGTTAATCCAAGAGGCGGAGCCGTTCGTTGTCTCTCTCAGCTGTGCAGTTGCAGAGAAGATCATTCAGAAGCAGCTGTCCGTCGAACCGGAAATTGTGCTGGAACTGGCCCGGAAGACCTTGTCCCGGAAGCGGGAAAGCGGAACGATCACGCTATGTGTCTCACCCGAGCAGTTCGCCTATGTGCATGCGGCAAGGGAAGAGCTCAGTCTGGCGGTCGATTCGCAAGCAGAACTGCAGATTATCCCGGACTCCAGCGTGAACGACGGGGGCTGTGTCGTCCGGTCTGCGCTCGGCAGCATCGATGCGCGGATTGACACCCAGTTGACGGAGATTAAAAAAGCGCTGATGCAGGTAGCGATGCAGCATGAGGAGCAGAGTGGCCATGACGCATGA